In Aegilops tauschii subsp. strangulata cultivar AL8/78 chromosome 3, Aet v6.0, whole genome shotgun sequence, one genomic interval encodes:
- the LOC109749254 gene encoding probable sugar phosphate/phosphate translocator At4g32390, which translates to MAKEAGGEGAMSESVLRKVLVSYCYVAVWIFLSFTVIVYNKYILDPKMYNWPFPISLTMVHMAFCSSLAVALVRVFRVVDLPSSPAMTTQLYTSSVLPIGALYSLSLWFSNSAYIYLSVSFIQMLKALMPVAVYSIGVLFKKETFRSSAMLNMLSISFGVAIAAYGEARFDLRGVALQLAAVAFEATRLVLIQILLTSKGISLNPITSLYYVAPCCLGFLFLPWVFVELPRLRAVGMFEPDFFVFGTNSLCAFALNLAVFLLVGKTSALTMNVAGVVKDWLLIAFSWSVIRDTVTPINLFGYGIAFLGVGYYNHVKLQALKAKEAQKKVAQADEEAGSLLQERDSHGGERKTETQSS; encoded by the coding sequence ATGGCGAAGGAGGCCGGCGGCGAGGGGGCCATGTCGGAGTCGGTGCTGCGCAAGGTGCTCGTCTCCTACTGCTACGTCGCGGTGTGGATCTTCCTCTCCTTCACCGTCATCGTCTACAACAAGTACATCCTCGACCCCAAGATGTACAACTGGCCCTTCCCCATCTCGCTCACCATGGTGCACATGGCCTTCTGCTCCTCCCTCGCCGTCGCGCTCGTCCGCGTCTTCCGGGTCGTCGACCTCCCGTCCTCGCCCGCCATGACCACGCAGCTCTACACCAGCTCCGTCCTCCCCATCGGCGCGCTCTACTCGCTCTCCCTCTGGTTCTCCAACTCCGCCTACATCTACCTCTCCGTCTCCTTCATCCAGATGCTCAAGGCGCTCATGCCCGTCGCCGTCTACTCCATCGGGGTGCTCTTCAAGAAGGAGACCTTCCGCTCCTCCGCCATGCTCAACATGCTCTCCATCTCCTTCGGCGTCGCCATCGCCGCCTACGGCGAGGCCCGCTTCGACCTCCGCGGGGTCGCGCTCCAGCTAGCCGCCGTCGCCTTCGAGGCCACCAGGCTCGTCCTCATCCAGATCCTCCTCACCTCCAAGGGGATCTCGCTCAACCCCATCACCTCGCTCTACTACGTCGCGCCCTGCTGCCTGGGGTTCCTCTTCCTGCCCTGGGTCTTCGTCGAGCTGCCCAGGCTGCGCGCCGTCGGCATGTTCGAGCCCGacttcttcgtcttcggcaccaACTCCCTCTGCGCCTTCGCGCTCAACCTGGCCGTCTTCCTGCTCGTCGGCAAGACGTCGGCGCTCACCATGAACGTGGCCGGCGTGGTCAAGGACTGGCTGCTCATCGCCTTCTCCTGGTCCGTGATCCGGGACACGGTGACCCCGATCAACCTCTTCGGCTACGGGATCGCCTTCCTGGGCGTGGGCTACTACAACCACGTGAAGCTGCAGGCGCTCAAGGCCAAGGAGGCGCAGAAGAAGGTGGCGCAGGCGGACGAGGAGGCCGGCTCGCTGCTGCAG